In Lagenorhynchus albirostris chromosome 14, mLagAlb1.1, whole genome shotgun sequence, one DNA window encodes the following:
- the MBD1 gene encoding methyl-CpG-binding domain protein 1 isoform X27 gives MAEDWLDCPALGPGWKRREVFRKSGATCGRSDTYYQSPTGDRIRSKVELTRYLGPACDLTLFDFKQGILCYPAPKAHSLAIPSRKRKKPSKPAKAQKRQVGPSKSEVRKEAPRDETKADAGTVPASLPAPGCCENCGISFSGDGTRRQRLKTLCKDCRAQRIAFNREQRMFKRVGCGECAACQVTEDCGACSTCLLQLPHDVASGLFCKCERRRCLRIVERSRGCGVCRGCQTREDCGRCRVCLRPPRPGLRRQWRCVQRRCLRHLAHRLRRHHQRCQRRPPLAVAPPAGKHGRRRGGCDSKVAPRRRPPRTQPLPALPPSQPPESPELHPRALAPSPPAEFIYYCVDEDELQPYTNRRQNRKCGACAACLRRMDCGHCDFCCDKPKFGGSNQKRQKCRWRQCLQFAMKRLLPSVWAGSEDGAGPPAAYPRRKRPGSARRPRLGQTPKPPLATPMAQPDRAQTPVKQEAGSGFVLPPPGTDLVFLREGASSPVQVPGPAPASTAALLQEAQCPGLSWVVALPQVKQEKADAQEDWTPGTAILTSPVLLPGCPSKAVDPGLPPVKQEPPDPEEDKEEENKDDPTADLAPEEEAGGAGTPVITEIFSLGGTRLRDTAVWLPRSKDLKKPGARKQ, from the exons ATGGCTGAGGACTGGCTGGactgcccagccctgggccctggctgGAAGCGCCGTGAGGTCTTTCGCAAGTCAGGTGCCACCTGTGGACGCTCAGACACCTATTACCAGAG ccccacaggaGACAGGATCCGAAGCAAAGTTGAGCTGACCCGATACCTGGGCCCTGCGTGCGATCTCACCCTCTTTGACTTCAAACAAGGCATCCTGTGCTATCCAGCCCCCAAG GCCCATTCCTTGGCCATCCCCAGCAGGAAGCGGAAGAAGCCTTCGAAGCCAGCCAAGGCTCAGAAACGTCAGGTTGGACCTTCGAAGAGCGAAGTCAGGAAGGAGGCCCCAAGGGATGAGACCAAGGCTGATGCTGGCACAGTCCCAGCCTCACTTCCTGCGCCTGG GTGCTGTGAGAACTGTGGAATCAGCTTTTCAGGGGATGGAACCCGACGGCAGCGGCTCAAGACTCTGTGCAAGGACTGCCGAG CACAGAGAATTGCTTTCAACCGGGAGCAGAGGATGTTTAAG CGTGTGGGCTGCGGGGAGTGTGCGGCCTGCCAGGTAACAGAAGACTGTGGGGCCTGCTCCACCTGCCTTCTGCAGTTGCCCCATGATGTGGCCTCGGGGCTGTTCTGCAAGTGTGAGCGAAGACGGTGCCTCCGGATTGTGGAAAGG AGCCGAGGGTGTGGAGTGTGCCGGGGCTGTCAGACCCGAGAGGACTGTGGCCGTTGTCGAGTCTGCCTTCGCCCTCCCCGCCCTGGTCTCAGGCGCCAGTGGAGGTGCGTCCAGCGGCGTTGCCTGCGG CACCTTGCACACCGCCTCCGCCGCCACCATCAGCGATGTCAACGACGCCCTCCCCTAGCTGTGGCTCCCCCTGCT GGTAAACACGGCCGCCGCAGGGGAGGCTGCGACTCCAAGGTGGCTCCCCGGCGGCGCCCCCCCCGAACCCAGCCACTGCCTGCACTTCCGCCCTCGCAGCCTCCAGAGTCTCCAGAGCTG CACCCCAGAGCCCTGGCCCCCTCGCCACCTGCTGAATTCATCTATTACTGTGTAGACGAGGACGAGCTA CAGCCTTACACGAACCGTCGGCAGAACCGCAAGTGTGGGGCCTGTGCGGCCTGCCTGCGGCGGATGGACTGTGGCCACTGCGACTTCTGCTGTGATAAGCCCAAATTCGGGGGCAGCAACCAGAAGCGCCAGAAGTGTCGTTGGCGCCAGTGCCTGCAGTTTGCTATG AAGCGGCTGCTGCCAAGTGTCTGGGCAGGTTCCGAGGATGGCGCCGGGCCACCCGCAGCTTACCCGCGTCGAAAGAGGCCTGGCTCTGCTCGAAGGCCCCGTCTGGGTCAGACCCCGAAGCCTCCCTTGGCCACGCCCATGGCCCAGCCAGACCGTGCCCAGACTCCAGTGAAGCAGGAAGCAGGCAGTGGCTTTGTGCTGCCCCCGCCTGGCACCGACCTCGTGTTCTTACGGGAGGGTGCAAGCAGTCCCGTGCAGGTGCCTGGCCCAGCTCCAGCCTCCACGGCGGCTCTGttacag GAGGCCCAGTGCCCTGGCCTGAGTTGGGTCGTGGCCTTACCCCAGGTGAAGCAAGAGAAGGCGGATGCCCAGGAAGACTGGACACCGGGCACAGCCATCCTGACTTCTCCTGTATTGCTGCCTGGCTGCCCCAGCAAG GCAGTAGACCCAGGCCTGCCACCTGTGAAGCAAGAGCCACCTGACCCTGAGGAGGACAAGGAGGAGGAGAACAAGGATGACCCCACCGCTGACTTGGCCCCagaggaggaggcaggaggggctggCACGCCCGTG ATCACGGAGATTTTCAGCCTGGGTGGAACCCGCCTCCGGGACACAGCAGTCTGGTTGCCAAG GTCCAAGGACCTTAAAAAACCTGGAGCTAGAAAGCAGTAG
- the MBD1 gene encoding methyl-CpG-binding domain protein 1 isoform X29 gives MAEDWLDCPALGPGWKRREVFRKSGATCGRSDTYYQSPTGDRIRSKVELTRYLGPACDLTLFDFKQGILCYPAPKAHSLAIPSRKRKKPSKPAKAQKRQVGPSKSEVRKEAPRDETKADAGTVPASLPAPGCCENCGISFSGDGTRRQRLKTLCKDCRAQRIAFNREQRMFKRVGCGECAACQVTEDCGACSTCLLQLPHDVASGLFCKCERRRCLRIVERSRGCGVCRGCQTREDCGRCRVCLRPPRPGLRRQWRCVQRRCLRHLAHRLRRHHQRCQRRPPLAVAPPAGKHGRRRGGCDSKVAPRRRPPRTQPLPALPPSQPPESPELHPRALAPSPPAEFIYYCVDEDELPYTNRRQNRKCGACAACLRRMDCGHCDFCCDKPKFGGSNQKRQKCRWRQCLQFAMKRLLPSVWAGSEDGAGPPAAYPRRKRPGSARRPRLGQTPKPPLATPMAQPDRAQTPVKQEAGSGFVLPPPGTDLVFLREGASSPVQVPGPAPASTAALLQEAQCPGLSWVVALPQVKQEKADAQEDWTPGTAILTSPVLLPGCPSKAVDPGLPPVKQEPPDPEEDKEEENKDDPTADLAPEEEAGGAGTPVITEIFSLGGTRLRDTAVWLPRSKDLKKPGARKQ, from the exons ATGGCTGAGGACTGGCTGGactgcccagccctgggccctggctgGAAGCGCCGTGAGGTCTTTCGCAAGTCAGGTGCCACCTGTGGACGCTCAGACACCTATTACCAGAG ccccacaggaGACAGGATCCGAAGCAAAGTTGAGCTGACCCGATACCTGGGCCCTGCGTGCGATCTCACCCTCTTTGACTTCAAACAAGGCATCCTGTGCTATCCAGCCCCCAAG GCCCATTCCTTGGCCATCCCCAGCAGGAAGCGGAAGAAGCCTTCGAAGCCAGCCAAGGCTCAGAAACGTCAGGTTGGACCTTCGAAGAGCGAAGTCAGGAAGGAGGCCCCAAGGGATGAGACCAAGGCTGATGCTGGCACAGTCCCAGCCTCACTTCCTGCGCCTGG GTGCTGTGAGAACTGTGGAATCAGCTTTTCAGGGGATGGAACCCGACGGCAGCGGCTCAAGACTCTGTGCAAGGACTGCCGAG CACAGAGAATTGCTTTCAACCGGGAGCAGAGGATGTTTAAG CGTGTGGGCTGCGGGGAGTGTGCGGCCTGCCAGGTAACAGAAGACTGTGGGGCCTGCTCCACCTGCCTTCTGCAGTTGCCCCATGATGTGGCCTCGGGGCTGTTCTGCAAGTGTGAGCGAAGACGGTGCCTCCGGATTGTGGAAAGG AGCCGAGGGTGTGGAGTGTGCCGGGGCTGTCAGACCCGAGAGGACTGTGGCCGTTGTCGAGTCTGCCTTCGCCCTCCCCGCCCTGGTCTCAGGCGCCAGTGGAGGTGCGTCCAGCGGCGTTGCCTGCGG CACCTTGCACACCGCCTCCGCCGCCACCATCAGCGATGTCAACGACGCCCTCCCCTAGCTGTGGCTCCCCCTGCT GGTAAACACGGCCGCCGCAGGGGAGGCTGCGACTCCAAGGTGGCTCCCCGGCGGCGCCCCCCCCGAACCCAGCCACTGCCTGCACTTCCGCCCTCGCAGCCTCCAGAGTCTCCAGAGCTG CACCCCAGAGCCCTGGCCCCCTCGCCACCTGCTGAATTCATCTATTACTGTGTAGACGAGGACGAGCTA CCTTACACGAACCGTCGGCAGAACCGCAAGTGTGGGGCCTGTGCGGCCTGCCTGCGGCGGATGGACTGTGGCCACTGCGACTTCTGCTGTGATAAGCCCAAATTCGGGGGCAGCAACCAGAAGCGCCAGAAGTGTCGTTGGCGCCAGTGCCTGCAGTTTGCTATG AAGCGGCTGCTGCCAAGTGTCTGGGCAGGTTCCGAGGATGGCGCCGGGCCACCCGCAGCTTACCCGCGTCGAAAGAGGCCTGGCTCTGCTCGAAGGCCCCGTCTGGGTCAGACCCCGAAGCCTCCCTTGGCCACGCCCATGGCCCAGCCAGACCGTGCCCAGACTCCAGTGAAGCAGGAAGCAGGCAGTGGCTTTGTGCTGCCCCCGCCTGGCACCGACCTCGTGTTCTTACGGGAGGGTGCAAGCAGTCCCGTGCAGGTGCCTGGCCCAGCTCCAGCCTCCACGGCGGCTCTGttacag GAGGCCCAGTGCCCTGGCCTGAGTTGGGTCGTGGCCTTACCCCAGGTGAAGCAAGAGAAGGCGGATGCCCAGGAAGACTGGACACCGGGCACAGCCATCCTGACTTCTCCTGTATTGCTGCCTGGCTGCCCCAGCAAG GCAGTAGACCCAGGCCTGCCACCTGTGAAGCAAGAGCCACCTGACCCTGAGGAGGACAAGGAGGAGGAGAACAAGGATGACCCCACCGCTGACTTGGCCCCagaggaggaggcaggaggggctggCACGCCCGTG ATCACGGAGATTTTCAGCCTGGGTGGAACCCGCCTCCGGGACACAGCAGTCTGGTTGCCAAG GTCCAAGGACCTTAAAAAACCTGGAGCTAGAAAGCAGTAG
- the MBD1 gene encoding methyl-CpG-binding domain protein 1 isoform X42 has translation MAEDWLDCPALGPGWKRREVFRKSGATCGRSDTYYQSPTGDRIRSKVELTRYLGPACDLTLFDFKQGILCYPAPKAHSLAIPSRKRKKPSKPAKAQKRQVGPSKSEVRKEAPRDETKADAGTVPASLPAPGCCENCGISFSGDGTRRQRLKTLCKDCRAQRIAFNREQRMFKRVGCGECAACQVTEDCGACSTCLLQLPHDVASGLFCKCERRRCLRIVERSRGCGVCRGCQTREDCGRCRVCLRPPRPGLRRQWRCVQRRCLRGKHGRRRGGCDSKVAPRRRPPRTQPLPALPPSQPPESPELPYTNRRQNRKCGACAACLRRMDCGHCDFCCDKPKFGGSNQKRQKCRWRQCLQFAMKRLLPSVWAGSEDGAGPPAAYPRRKRPGSARRPRLGQTPKPPLATPMAQPDRAQTPVKQEAGSGFVLPPPGTDLVFLREGASSPVQVPGPAPASTAALLQEAQCPGLSWVVALPQVKQEKADAQEDWTPGTAILTSPVLLPGCPSKAVDPGLPPVKQEPPDPEEDKEEENKDDPTADLAPEEEAGGAGTPVITEIFSLGGTRLRDTAVWLPRSKDLKKPGARKQ, from the exons ATGGCTGAGGACTGGCTGGactgcccagccctgggccctggctgGAAGCGCCGTGAGGTCTTTCGCAAGTCAGGTGCCACCTGTGGACGCTCAGACACCTATTACCAGAG ccccacaggaGACAGGATCCGAAGCAAAGTTGAGCTGACCCGATACCTGGGCCCTGCGTGCGATCTCACCCTCTTTGACTTCAAACAAGGCATCCTGTGCTATCCAGCCCCCAAG GCCCATTCCTTGGCCATCCCCAGCAGGAAGCGGAAGAAGCCTTCGAAGCCAGCCAAGGCTCAGAAACGTCAGGTTGGACCTTCGAAGAGCGAAGTCAGGAAGGAGGCCCCAAGGGATGAGACCAAGGCTGATGCTGGCACAGTCCCAGCCTCACTTCCTGCGCCTGG GTGCTGTGAGAACTGTGGAATCAGCTTTTCAGGGGATGGAACCCGACGGCAGCGGCTCAAGACTCTGTGCAAGGACTGCCGAG CACAGAGAATTGCTTTCAACCGGGAGCAGAGGATGTTTAAG CGTGTGGGCTGCGGGGAGTGTGCGGCCTGCCAGGTAACAGAAGACTGTGGGGCCTGCTCCACCTGCCTTCTGCAGTTGCCCCATGATGTGGCCTCGGGGCTGTTCTGCAAGTGTGAGCGAAGACGGTGCCTCCGGATTGTGGAAAGG AGCCGAGGGTGTGGAGTGTGCCGGGGCTGTCAGACCCGAGAGGACTGTGGCCGTTGTCGAGTCTGCCTTCGCCCTCCCCGCCCTGGTCTCAGGCGCCAGTGGAGGTGCGTCCAGCGGCGTTGCCTGCGG GGTAAACACGGCCGCCGCAGGGGAGGCTGCGACTCCAAGGTGGCTCCCCGGCGGCGCCCCCCCCGAACCCAGCCACTGCCTGCACTTCCGCCCTCGCAGCCTCCAGAGTCTCCAGAGCTG CCTTACACGAACCGTCGGCAGAACCGCAAGTGTGGGGCCTGTGCGGCCTGCCTGCGGCGGATGGACTGTGGCCACTGCGACTTCTGCTGTGATAAGCCCAAATTCGGGGGCAGCAACCAGAAGCGCCAGAAGTGTCGTTGGCGCCAGTGCCTGCAGTTTGCTATG AAGCGGCTGCTGCCAAGTGTCTGGGCAGGTTCCGAGGATGGCGCCGGGCCACCCGCAGCTTACCCGCGTCGAAAGAGGCCTGGCTCTGCTCGAAGGCCCCGTCTGGGTCAGACCCCGAAGCCTCCCTTGGCCACGCCCATGGCCCAGCCAGACCGTGCCCAGACTCCAGTGAAGCAGGAAGCAGGCAGTGGCTTTGTGCTGCCCCCGCCTGGCACCGACCTCGTGTTCTTACGGGAGGGTGCAAGCAGTCCCGTGCAGGTGCCTGGCCCAGCTCCAGCCTCCACGGCGGCTCTGttacag GAGGCCCAGTGCCCTGGCCTGAGTTGGGTCGTGGCCTTACCCCAGGTGAAGCAAGAGAAGGCGGATGCCCAGGAAGACTGGACACCGGGCACAGCCATCCTGACTTCTCCTGTATTGCTGCCTGGCTGCCCCAGCAAG GCAGTAGACCCAGGCCTGCCACCTGTGAAGCAAGAGCCACCTGACCCTGAGGAGGACAAGGAGGAGGAGAACAAGGATGACCCCACCGCTGACTTGGCCCCagaggaggaggcaggaggggctggCACGCCCGTG ATCACGGAGATTTTCAGCCTGGGTGGAACCCGCCTCCGGGACACAGCAGTCTGGTTGCCAAG GTCCAAGGACCTTAAAAAACCTGGAGCTAGAAAGCAGTAG
- the MBD1 gene encoding methyl-CpG-binding domain protein 1 isoform X19, with protein sequence MAEDWLDCPALGPGWKRREVFRKSGATCGRSDTYYQSPTGDRIRSKVELTRYLGPACDLTLFDFKQGILCYPAPKAHSLAIPSRKRKKPSKPAKAQKRQVGPSKSEVRKEAPRDETKADAGTVPASLPAPGCCENCGISFSGDGTRRQRLKTLCKDCRAQRIAFNREQRMFKRVGCGECAACQVTEDCGACSTCLLQLPHDVASGLFCKCERRRCLRIVERSRGCGVCRGCQTREDCGRCRVCLRPPRPGLRRQWRCVQRRCLRGKHGRRRGGCDSKVAPRRRPPRTQPLPALPPSQPPESPELHPRALAPSPPAEFIYYCVDEDELQPYTNRRQNRKCGACAACLRRMDCGHCDFCCDKPKFGGSNQKRQKCRWRQCLQFAMKRLLPSVWAGSEDGAGPPAAYPRRKRPGSARRPRLGQTPKPPLATPMAQPDRAQTPVKQEAGSGFVLPPPGTDLVFLREGASSPVQVPGPAPASTAALLQEAQCPGLSWVVALPQVKQEKADAQEDWTPGTAILTSPVLLPGCPSKAVDPGLPPVKQEPPDPEEDKEEENKDDPTADLAPEEEAGGAGTPVITEIFSLGGTRLRDTAVWLPSLQGRQSGREDGCKEWETEETLAPTSTSCKPRGWPGTHVSLSPPPTSMMWVSCRRSWCPSSQS encoded by the exons ATGGCTGAGGACTGGCTGGactgcccagccctgggccctggctgGAAGCGCCGTGAGGTCTTTCGCAAGTCAGGTGCCACCTGTGGACGCTCAGACACCTATTACCAGAG ccccacaggaGACAGGATCCGAAGCAAAGTTGAGCTGACCCGATACCTGGGCCCTGCGTGCGATCTCACCCTCTTTGACTTCAAACAAGGCATCCTGTGCTATCCAGCCCCCAAG GCCCATTCCTTGGCCATCCCCAGCAGGAAGCGGAAGAAGCCTTCGAAGCCAGCCAAGGCTCAGAAACGTCAGGTTGGACCTTCGAAGAGCGAAGTCAGGAAGGAGGCCCCAAGGGATGAGACCAAGGCTGATGCTGGCACAGTCCCAGCCTCACTTCCTGCGCCTGG GTGCTGTGAGAACTGTGGAATCAGCTTTTCAGGGGATGGAACCCGACGGCAGCGGCTCAAGACTCTGTGCAAGGACTGCCGAG CACAGAGAATTGCTTTCAACCGGGAGCAGAGGATGTTTAAG CGTGTGGGCTGCGGGGAGTGTGCGGCCTGCCAGGTAACAGAAGACTGTGGGGCCTGCTCCACCTGCCTTCTGCAGTTGCCCCATGATGTGGCCTCGGGGCTGTTCTGCAAGTGTGAGCGAAGACGGTGCCTCCGGATTGTGGAAAGG AGCCGAGGGTGTGGAGTGTGCCGGGGCTGTCAGACCCGAGAGGACTGTGGCCGTTGTCGAGTCTGCCTTCGCCCTCCCCGCCCTGGTCTCAGGCGCCAGTGGAGGTGCGTCCAGCGGCGTTGCCTGCGG GGTAAACACGGCCGCCGCAGGGGAGGCTGCGACTCCAAGGTGGCTCCCCGGCGGCGCCCCCCCCGAACCCAGCCACTGCCTGCACTTCCGCCCTCGCAGCCTCCAGAGTCTCCAGAGCTG CACCCCAGAGCCCTGGCCCCCTCGCCACCTGCTGAATTCATCTATTACTGTGTAGACGAGGACGAGCTA CAGCCTTACACGAACCGTCGGCAGAACCGCAAGTGTGGGGCCTGTGCGGCCTGCCTGCGGCGGATGGACTGTGGCCACTGCGACTTCTGCTGTGATAAGCCCAAATTCGGGGGCAGCAACCAGAAGCGCCAGAAGTGTCGTTGGCGCCAGTGCCTGCAGTTTGCTATG AAGCGGCTGCTGCCAAGTGTCTGGGCAGGTTCCGAGGATGGCGCCGGGCCACCCGCAGCTTACCCGCGTCGAAAGAGGCCTGGCTCTGCTCGAAGGCCCCGTCTGGGTCAGACCCCGAAGCCTCCCTTGGCCACGCCCATGGCCCAGCCAGACCGTGCCCAGACTCCAGTGAAGCAGGAAGCAGGCAGTGGCTTTGTGCTGCCCCCGCCTGGCACCGACCTCGTGTTCTTACGGGAGGGTGCAAGCAGTCCCGTGCAGGTGCCTGGCCCAGCTCCAGCCTCCACGGCGGCTCTGttacag GAGGCCCAGTGCCCTGGCCTGAGTTGGGTCGTGGCCTTACCCCAGGTGAAGCAAGAGAAGGCGGATGCCCAGGAAGACTGGACACCGGGCACAGCCATCCTGACTTCTCCTGTATTGCTGCCTGGCTGCCCCAGCAAG GCAGTAGACCCAGGCCTGCCACCTGTGAAGCAAGAGCCACCTGACCCTGAGGAGGACAAGGAGGAGGAGAACAAGGATGACCCCACCGCTGACTTGGCCCCagaggaggaggcaggaggggctggCACGCCCGTG ATCACGGAGATTTTCAGCCTGGGTGGAACCCGCCTCCGGGACACAGCAGTCTGGTTGCCAAG TCTGCAGGGCAGGCAATCGGGAAGGGAAGATGGATGTAAAGAGTGGGAGACCGAGGAGACACTGGCGCCCACGAGCACGAGCTGCAAACCACGCGGATGGCCCGGAACCCATGTCAGCCTCTCACCACCTCCAACTTCGATGATGTGGGTTTCCTGCAGAAGAAGCTGGTGCCCTTCATCACAGAGTTAA
- the MBD1 gene encoding methyl-CpG-binding domain protein 1 isoform X39, translating to MAEDWLDCPALGPGWKRREVFRKSGATCGRSDTYYQSPTGDRIRSKVELTRYLGPACDLTLFDFKQGILCYPAPKAHSLAIPSRKRKKPSKPAKAQKRQVGPSKSEVRKEAPRDETKADAGTVPASLPAPGCCENCGISFSGDGTRRQRLKTLCKDCRAQRIAFNREQRMFKRVGCGECAACQVTEDCGACSTCLLQLPHDVASGLFCKCERRRCLRIVERSRGCGVCRGCQTREDCGRCRVCLRPPRPGLRRQWRCVQRRCLRGKHGRRRGGCDSKVAPRRRPPRTQPLPALPPSQPPESPELQPYTNRRQNRKCGACAACLRRMDCGHCDFCCDKPKFGGSNQKRQKCRWRQCLQFAMKRLLPSVWAGSEDGAGPPAAYPRRKRPGSARRPRLGQTPKPPLATPMAQPDRAQTPVKQEAGSGFVLPPPGTDLVFLREGASSPVQVPGPAPASTAALLQAVDPGLPPVKQEPPDPEEDKEEENKDDPTADLAPEEEAGGAGTPVITEIFSLGGTRLRDTAVWLPSLQGRQSGREDGCKEWETEETLAPTSTSCKPRGWPGTHVSLSPPPTSMMWVSCRRSWCPSSQS from the exons ATGGCTGAGGACTGGCTGGactgcccagccctgggccctggctgGAAGCGCCGTGAGGTCTTTCGCAAGTCAGGTGCCACCTGTGGACGCTCAGACACCTATTACCAGAG ccccacaggaGACAGGATCCGAAGCAAAGTTGAGCTGACCCGATACCTGGGCCCTGCGTGCGATCTCACCCTCTTTGACTTCAAACAAGGCATCCTGTGCTATCCAGCCCCCAAG GCCCATTCCTTGGCCATCCCCAGCAGGAAGCGGAAGAAGCCTTCGAAGCCAGCCAAGGCTCAGAAACGTCAGGTTGGACCTTCGAAGAGCGAAGTCAGGAAGGAGGCCCCAAGGGATGAGACCAAGGCTGATGCTGGCACAGTCCCAGCCTCACTTCCTGCGCCTGG GTGCTGTGAGAACTGTGGAATCAGCTTTTCAGGGGATGGAACCCGACGGCAGCGGCTCAAGACTCTGTGCAAGGACTGCCGAG CACAGAGAATTGCTTTCAACCGGGAGCAGAGGATGTTTAAG CGTGTGGGCTGCGGGGAGTGTGCGGCCTGCCAGGTAACAGAAGACTGTGGGGCCTGCTCCACCTGCCTTCTGCAGTTGCCCCATGATGTGGCCTCGGGGCTGTTCTGCAAGTGTGAGCGAAGACGGTGCCTCCGGATTGTGGAAAGG AGCCGAGGGTGTGGAGTGTGCCGGGGCTGTCAGACCCGAGAGGACTGTGGCCGTTGTCGAGTCTGCCTTCGCCCTCCCCGCCCTGGTCTCAGGCGCCAGTGGAGGTGCGTCCAGCGGCGTTGCCTGCGG GGTAAACACGGCCGCCGCAGGGGAGGCTGCGACTCCAAGGTGGCTCCCCGGCGGCGCCCCCCCCGAACCCAGCCACTGCCTGCACTTCCGCCCTCGCAGCCTCCAGAGTCTCCAGAGCTG CAGCCTTACACGAACCGTCGGCAGAACCGCAAGTGTGGGGCCTGTGCGGCCTGCCTGCGGCGGATGGACTGTGGCCACTGCGACTTCTGCTGTGATAAGCCCAAATTCGGGGGCAGCAACCAGAAGCGCCAGAAGTGTCGTTGGCGCCAGTGCCTGCAGTTTGCTATG AAGCGGCTGCTGCCAAGTGTCTGGGCAGGTTCCGAGGATGGCGCCGGGCCACCCGCAGCTTACCCGCGTCGAAAGAGGCCTGGCTCTGCTCGAAGGCCCCGTCTGGGTCAGACCCCGAAGCCTCCCTTGGCCACGCCCATGGCCCAGCCAGACCGTGCCCAGACTCCAGTGAAGCAGGAAGCAGGCAGTGGCTTTGTGCTGCCCCCGCCTGGCACCGACCTCGTGTTCTTACGGGAGGGTGCAAGCAGTCCCGTGCAGGTGCCTGGCCCAGCTCCAGCCTCCACGGCGGCTCTGttacag GCAGTAGACCCAGGCCTGCCACCTGTGAAGCAAGAGCCACCTGACCCTGAGGAGGACAAGGAGGAGGAGAACAAGGATGACCCCACCGCTGACTTGGCCCCagaggaggaggcaggaggggctggCACGCCCGTG ATCACGGAGATTTTCAGCCTGGGTGGAACCCGCCTCCGGGACACAGCAGTCTGGTTGCCAAG TCTGCAGGGCAGGCAATCGGGAAGGGAAGATGGATGTAAAGAGTGGGAGACCGAGGAGACACTGGCGCCCACGAGCACGAGCTGCAAACCACGCGGATGGCCCGGAACCCATGTCAGCCTCTCACCACCTCCAACTTCGATGATGTGGGTTTCCTGCAGAAGAAGCTGGTGCCCTTCATCACAGAGTTAA